In Lentisphaera araneosa HTCC2155, the genomic stretch ACTCTTCACTAAGCATATAAATCCGATCATCCAATCCCTCAATACGGTTTGTTAAATCTTTAGATTCTTCCAAGAGTTCTCCTAAAGTCGATATCAAGTCATCAGGAATATGTGCAAGCATTCGTTCACCAAAACGATTTGATGCACAACTGGGTAAATCTGTTACACCAAAGCTCTTTAGTATGCCACGTACACAATTTATACACCTCGTGCGAGCCCCAATAAAATGCTCACGTACACGAATTACTGATAACATTTTTTGAGCAGATAGGCTTCGGTGCTCAATGCCATGTAAAAGTTTAGGATCCATTCGAGCTACACGAGCTATTTTCTCTGCATCTTTTTCATCACATTTATTTGTGTCCCCCCAAATCATCCGCAGTTTTCGTGCATTGGCGACAATAACCTTAAAGCCCATTTCCTTGAGAATCGAAGAAACCCACATTGAACAAGCGCCTACTTCCAAAGCTATTCGAATACTTGAACGATTCTTATATTGTTCAAAATACTCATGTAAAGCTTCGATATGATTATCAATTTGTATTTGTTCGACAACTTCTCCCATTGAATTAAGAACACAAAGGTCGTGTTTTTTGTTCCCAAGATCAATTCCGATTGTGATTTCAGGAACAGCGATAGTAATTTTAGACATGGTAGCTCTCCGTTAGTTTGTTGTGGTAACTTAATTAACGTCAGGCAAGGTCTGCTAGCAAGTGGACTTTGCCGAGGGCTGCCTTCTCATACTATCTTCAGCATTCATAATGATGAGACATCCTCTACCCAAGGCTCACGCCTTTGGGCTATTTTATACCATGCCTTCAGCATTCATTGTTCAAGAGTGCTGAAAGCACGACATAAACTAGCCTAGTACGCAGTGCTAGGTTGCACATACGAAGAAATATAAATGAGTGCCGAGGGCACGGCATAGGACTCTATGCTTTGTAGCTTTCTATGCACATTTTTTTCGCCAAACGCTAGACTTGCCAGATTAATAAACATTGGGATTCTTGAAGATGCGCCTCTTGCGAGTAAAGTGGGCGAAATAAAATAATTAATTAGGTCCCTTCGAAATGAAATTCCTTCACACTATGATTCGCGTCGGCAATCTTGAAAAATCAATCAAATTTTACACAGAAAACTTCGGTATGAAACTCATCCGCCAAAAAGATTACCCCGGCGGTAAATTCACCCTCGCCTTCATTGGTTATGGCGATGAAGCCGATAATACCGTCATCGAACTCACCCACAACTGGGAAACGGATTCCTATGATATTGGCAATGGCTTTGGTCACTTTGCTCTCGGCGTGGAAGACATTTATTCCGTTTGCGATAAGCTCCGCGAAGATGGCGTGATCATTACTCGTGAACCTGGCCCCATGAAACACGGCACAACCGTGATTGCCTTTGTGAAAGATCCCGATGGCTACAGTATTGAGCTGATCGAACGGAAGTAGTTTTAATGAGTTTTACACTTCACAAAAAAGATGGTGAGGCGCGCCTCGGCACACTCAAAACATCTCATGGCGATGTGCCTACACCAATCTTCATGCCCGTGGGAACCGTGGGTTCTGTCAAAACCATGGATTCCGAAGACATGATGGAGCTCGATGCCAAAATCATTCTCGGCAATACTTACCACCTCTACCTACGTCCCGGACTCAGAATTATTGATGAAGCCGGTGATTTACATAAATTTATCAACTGGGATCGTCCCATCCTCACCGACTCCGGCGGCTACCAAGTTTTTAGTTTAGCCAAGCTGCGTAAACTCAAGTACGATGGAGTTGAATTCCGCTCGCATATTGATGGTGAAAAAATCTTCATCGGCCCCAAAGAATCTATGGAAATTCAAAAGAGCCTCGGTTCTGATATCGTGATGATTTTTGATGAGTGCACACCCTATCCGGCCACTTACGAGCAAGCCAAAGAATCGCTAGAAATCACTCAACGCTGGGGCGATGAATGTGCCAAACAGGAACTTCATCCGCACCAAATGCTTTTCGGCATTGTTCAAGGATCCACTTACGAAGACCTGCGCATTGAGTCCGCTCGTTACTTAGCTGATATGGACTTGCCGGGTTACGCCATCGGCGGCCTTTCCGTGGGTGAACCTGAAGAGGAAATGCTCAAAACTCTTGATTGGGTGCTTCCCGAACTGCCCGAAGACAAGCCACGCTACCTCATGGGCGTGGGAACACCTCCACAATTAGTCGAATCCGTGGCTCGCGGCGTCGATATGTTTGACTGCGTCTTGCCCACTCGTGTCGCCCGCCATGGCACTGCTTATACGTCCAGCGGACAAGTGCAAATTAAAGCCTCCAAATGGCGCAATGATTTTGGTCCCATTGACGATGAATGTGACTGCAAAGTCTGCAAAGGTTATTCGCGTGCTTACGTGCGTCACTTGCTCAGCACGAATGAATTTTCGGGCATGCGCCTGATGACTTATCACAACCTGCATTTTTACTTGCGCCTCATGGAACGCATTCGCGAAGCGATTGCCGAAGATCGTTTCGAAGAATTTCGTCAGGACTTCCATGCGAAATATCAACGGGGTCAAGGCGAACGTGAAGAACGTCAAGTGAAACGCAATAAAGCTCTCGATAAAGAAATTCTCGATGAAAAGCGCGCTCGCAAAAAAATGCGTACTCAGCCAAAGAAAAAAGATTGAAGACTCTATTCATTACAGGAACGGGCACAGGCGTAGGCAAAACGGTTGCGAGTGCTTGGCTTTGCCGCGAACTCAGTGAACAAAGACACAAAGTGGCCTATGTGAAACCCATACAAACTGGCGGTATTCCCTGTGGCGAAGTTTTGCTCTCGGTTGACTTAGAGTACGTCAAAGCTTCCGCAGCCAAAATGGTGGGGACCCTCTGTTGCATGAATTTTCATATCCCTGCTTCCCCTCACTTAGTGGCCGAACGAGAAAATCGCCCCATTTCTCTGGATCATCTCATTGAAAAAATGAAGGCTTTTGCTGATGAGACTCAGCCCGATTACTTGGTGGTCGAAGGTGCTGGTGGCATTGCTGTCCCCCTCAACAATCAAGATGAAATGCATGACCTCTGTAAAGCTTTAAACGCCCACGCCATTGTGGTCAGTTCCTCGGCTTTGGGAACGCTTAATCATAGCAAACTGACAATTAACTACCTGCAGCAACACGGCATTGATCAAATCTCTACAATCCTCATGCGTCCTGAAAGCGAATTGGAAGTCATTGAAAAAGATAACCTTTTACGACTGACGCAAATGGCCCCTAACTTAGCCTGTCTGCCTCATTACCCTGGCCTCGATTCCGAAAAAGGCTCACTCCCTGAAGATTTCCAAGCTTCTGAAACTCATTTCGAGCTCATGCCGTGGACTATTTAGTTTCTAAACAAGTCAAAGTACTCGTCAATATCGAGGGCTCGATGCGCGAGATCTCAGCTTCGTTGCAGTACTACTCCAATTACTTGCTCTTGGTGATGGCCGATCGCGATATTCGCATTCCTTTGAGCGATATAGATACCCTGCAATTACAGGCAAATGAACTTCGCATTCGTATTAACTCGGCTCAGGGACCCCAAACTTTTGCCATGGTCTTTGAAAATAAAGACGAAGCCAAGGACCTGATGTCCTACTTGCCCCTTCAAAAAGAAGCGCAAGAAAGCCAAAGCTTTATGCAGAATCTCGATTTCAGTGCTAAAAAGACTCCTGTAACTACAGTTATTATTGCCCTCAATATCATTGTCTTTTTCCTAATGTATGGCATAGAAAAACTCAATATTATCCAACCTAAAAACTTAGATGTATTCATACAGTGGGGGAGTAATCGAATTTTTGAAACTATTGATGAGCCTTGGCGACTCTTCACATGTGCTTTTATTCACTTTGGTCTCTTACACATTGCCTGCAATATGTACTTTCTTCATGCCATTGGACGACTGAGCGAGAAGCTCCTAGGTCCTCGCTTTTACTTTATCATATACATTTTCTCTGCTTTTACGGGCAGCCTCGCTAGCCTGCTTTGGAATTCCGATGGCGTAATTAGTGCGGGAGCATCAGGTGCTGTATTTGGTGTTGTGGGTATGGTCGGAGCTTTCCTTGTCATGCGTCGCGATGACGTGCCTCCAACAGCCTTTAAAAACCTCAAGAATAGCATGGTGCAAATTGTCGTGCTTAACTTCTTGTTCGGCACTTTAGTTCCCGGTATAGATAACGCCGCTCACTTCGGTGGTTTATTAGGCGGATTTATTGGCGCTGCAATCATGAGCCGTTCACTGGATCCGCAAAAAAGAACAGCTCAATTTATTCCAAAGCTAATTTTAGGGCTTGTTTGCCTCCCACTGATTTGCGTAGGTATTTGGAAGAGTGGTTTAATTCAAAAAAAGCCAATAGTTACTCTTAATAAAATTAGTATCTCATGGTATGATAAAAAAGTGCTTCATTTAAAAGGAGTTAATAGACATTTAACTTCATTCATTAATGGAGAAAGTACTGTAGATGAAATGAAAAAAGGGATTGAAACTCATAATGTTTTTTGGAAACACTTACTCAAGCAAATCAACTCGATAGAGCATGATCCAAAATCTCGTAATTATGCAGAAATAATCCGAATTCAAAAAGCATGCGAATTCCAAATCCAATTTCAAAAAGAAGTTCTTTTGTATACAGATGATAAGAAAAAAATGAATTTATTTAAAATAGACAAACAAAAAGAATGGTTTAGGCTCCTTCAATAAGATGACGAACTTTGAAGAAAAGCTTTTTCTCGCCCTAGGTCTTGCTCTACTTATTGGACTTGCCTATTTCATCCAAACTTCCAAGAAACGCAAACTCTTTAAAGCCATAAAATCAAATGCTGAAAAAGGTGACTTGCGAGAAGCACTAGTCTCGGTTTACCTCTGGCTCAAAGAAAAAGATTCTTCCAATGAAATTTATTCGCTCAAAATCCTCATGCGCGACAAGAAAAATAAAGCGCTCTGCAGTCAAATTTTGGCTCTGCAATACGCCATCATCAACAAGCGCAATTTTAATTGCGAATTACTGATCCAAGAACTCAAGCAATATAAGTAGGTGACTTTCAGGATGAATTTGTCTTTTTTAAGTTAAAGAATGATTAATTTCTTGCTTGAGCCGATAAAAAAGCAATAAAATCATTGCCTCTCGTATATCTTTAATAACCTTAAAATTAAACATAGGGATTAAGGAATTATGATGTCATTAACTAAATTCGTTGCAACAGCTGCACTCACTTTGGGGTCTGCGTATGCCGCTACAGAAAAGCCAAACATTCTCGTCATTTGGGGCGATGATATTGGTGTTCACAATGTCAGTGCCTATAACCATGGAATAATGGGTTACCAAACACCGAATATCGACAGAATCGGAAATGAAGGGGCTCTCTTTACAGATGCTTATGGCGAACAATCTTGTACTGC encodes the following:
- a CDS encoding IS110 family transposase, translated to MSKITIAVPEITIGIDLGNKKHDLCVLNSMGEVVEQIQIDNHIEALHEYFEQYKNRSSIRIALEVGACSMWVSSILKEMGFKVIVANARKLRMIWGDTNKCDEKDAEKIARVARMDPKLLHGIEHRSLSAQKMLSVIRVREHFIGARTRCINCVRGILKSFGVTDLPSCASNRFGERMLAHIPDDLISTLGELLEESKDLTNRIEGLDDRIYMLSEESCPEAIKLQELPGVGPVTALTYVLTIDDPKRFQKSRDIGAFLGLTPKRDQSGEIDKQLSITKQGDRYLRALLVGSAQFILSDRSPASDLKNYGRRIARCTPTVHSRGS
- the gloA gene encoding lactoylglutathione lyase; this translates as MKFLHTMIRVGNLEKSIKFYTENFGMKLIRQKDYPGGKFTLAFIGYGDEADNTVIELTHNWETDSYDIGNGFGHFALGVEDIYSVCDKLREDGVIITREPGPMKHGTTVIAFVKDPDGYSIELIERK
- the tgt gene encoding tRNA guanosine(34) transglycosylase Tgt, giving the protein MSFTLHKKDGEARLGTLKTSHGDVPTPIFMPVGTVGSVKTMDSEDMMELDAKIILGNTYHLYLRPGLRIIDEAGDLHKFINWDRPILTDSGGYQVFSLAKLRKLKYDGVEFRSHIDGEKIFIGPKESMEIQKSLGSDIVMIFDECTPYPATYEQAKESLEITQRWGDECAKQELHPHQMLFGIVQGSTYEDLRIESARYLADMDLPGYAIGGLSVGEPEEEMLKTLDWVLPELPEDKPRYLMGVGTPPQLVESVARGVDMFDCVLPTRVARHGTAYTSSGQVQIKASKWRNDFGPIDDECDCKVCKGYSRAYVRHLLSTNEFSGMRLMTYHNLHFYLRLMERIREAIAEDRFEEFRQDFHAKYQRGQGEREERQVKRNKALDKEILDEKRARKKMRTQPKKKD
- the bioD gene encoding dethiobiotin synthase, with translation MKTLFITGTGTGVGKTVASAWLCRELSEQRHKVAYVKPIQTGGIPCGEVLLSVDLEYVKASAAKMVGTLCCMNFHIPASPHLVAERENRPISLDHLIEKMKAFADETQPDYLVVEGAGGIAVPLNNQDEMHDLCKALNAHAIVVSSSALGTLNHSKLTINYLQQHGIDQISTILMRPESELEVIEKDNLLRLTQMAPNLACLPHYPGLDSEKGSLPEDFQASETHFELMPWTI
- a CDS encoding rhomboid family intramembrane serine protease, translated to MDYLVSKQVKVLVNIEGSMREISASLQYYSNYLLLVMADRDIRIPLSDIDTLQLQANELRIRINSAQGPQTFAMVFENKDEAKDLMSYLPLQKEAQESQSFMQNLDFSAKKTPVTTVIIALNIIVFFLMYGIEKLNIIQPKNLDVFIQWGSNRIFETIDEPWRLFTCAFIHFGLLHIACNMYFLHAIGRLSEKLLGPRFYFIIYIFSAFTGSLASLLWNSDGVISAGASGAVFGVVGMVGAFLVMRRDDVPPTAFKNLKNSMVQIVVLNFLFGTLVPGIDNAAHFGGLLGGFIGAAIMSRSLDPQKRTAQFIPKLILGLVCLPLICVGIWKSGLIQKKPIVTLNKISISWYDKKVLHLKGVNRHLTSFINGESTVDEMKKGIETHNVFWKHLLKQINSIEHDPKSRNYAEIIRIQKACEFQIQFQKEVLLYTDDKKKMNLFKIDKQKEWFRLLQ